A single region of the Cucumis melo cultivar AY chromosome 3, USDA_Cmelo_AY_1.0, whole genome shotgun sequence genome encodes:
- the LOC103496571 gene encoding uncharacterized protein LOC103496571, giving the protein MDQSETEIREVQETNSKSELQPLLETQNPSFNSKTVKTKVPEVEIHLYRQGKGPIDVFKSSLGGWDQDQLEVRDILDKYGFKSVFAFKPDSGRGVPIRFNPRNGRSILTYRDGAEIFIDGEPKDSLIKPVTRIIFGVAIITILITFLSRDSQGWMKKLNITGNFPPWILACVVIVFTRSRKRTRDLLKKYGW; this is encoded by the exons ATGGATCAGAGCGAGACCGAAATCCGAGAAGTCCAAGAAACCAACTCCAAATCGGAGTTGCAACCTCTTCTTGAGACCCAGAATCCCAGTTTCAACTCCAAAACTGTGAAGACGAAGGTTCCGGAGGTTGAGATCCATCTTTATCGTCAGGGCAAAGGTCCGATCGATGTGTTTAAATCAAGCCTCGGTGGTTGGGATCAAGATCAGCTTGAGGTCCGAGATATTCTGGACAAATACGGATTCAAGTCCGTATTCGCCTTCAAACCTGACTCCGGTCGTGGCGTCCCCATTCGATTCAACCCTAGAAATGGCAGGTCTATACTGACTTACAGAGATGGAGCCGAAATTTTCATTGACGGAGAGCCTAAG GATTCCCTGATCAAACCGGTAACCAGGATCATTTTCGGCGTGGCAATTATAACCATTTTGATAACGTTTCTCTCTCGAGACTCACAAGGGTGGATGAAGAAACTTAATATCACTGGGAACTTCCCTCCTTGGATTCTAGCTTGTGTCGTTATCGTTTTTACGCGCTCAAGGAAGAGAACTAGGGACTTACTTAAAAAGTACGGTTGGTAA
- the LOC127148687 gene encoding uncharacterized protein LOC127148687, producing the protein MAKRIKELEEELLKMKENDDCVGNSKEEPGMGSKEKSFMEGAENVNDLKDLSNDLESEKDVEDVVELNEDIKVNIAKDDKKVEGVTLEKMKVGTPCKLAFETKDHVVAWGTIIDSDVEGDNVKVAVDVVVDGDCAIPIPSEQGMYKMSQEVGSHILWPRDLVITNNIKMDYGEFTKDMSTFAPTLIQNAPVTLRFLLRMVEHMGSAIQITTPHDVSIHHMESSRTLNLYKFVDSGSISCGSFKEERAQLSTARLLGTDYDPLLLIPYNSGNHWTLVVINLTKGAAFWIDHLKNRIDLDVTEVVERSTYLYVYLQCPKQSGVVECGYYVMRFMRDIIMSTSTSIIQIMKDSPRAYTQDDIDCIRSEWAEFVGKQVDKGLNKAKGNPMAFYKVYDP; encoded by the exons ATGgcgaaaagaataaaagagttGGAGGAGGAATTattgaaaatgaaagagaatgATGATTGCGTAGGCAACTCAAAAGAAGAACCAGGTATGggttctaaagaaaaatcattcatGGAAGGGGCTGAAAATGTGAACGATTTGAAAGATTTATCAAATGATTTAGAATCAGAAAAAGACGTAGAGGATGTTGTTGAATTGAATGAAGACATCAAG GTCAACATAGCGAAGGATGATAAGAAGGTGGAAGGTGTGACGTTAGAGAAAATGAAG GTTGGAACCCCGTGCAAGTTGGCGTTTGAAACGAAAGATCATGTCGTTGCATGGGGGACCATAATTGATTCAGATGTAGAAGGTGACAATGTTAAAGTGGCAGTAGATGTCGTGGTGGATGGGGATTGTGCAATTCCCATTCCATCAGAGCAAGGGATGTACAAAATGTCCCAGGAAGTTGGTTCACACATATTGTGGCCACGTGATCTTGTCATTACGAACAATATAAAG ATGGATTATGGGGAATTTACTAAGGATATGAGCACATTCGCACCGACACTAATTCAAAATGCTCCAGTTACACTACGGTTCTTACTACGAATGGTTGAACATATGGGGTCAGCAATTCAAATCACCACACCACATGAC GTATCTATACACCATATGGAATCATCAAGAACTTTGAATCTATACAAGTTTGTTGATTCTGGGTCGATTAGTTGTGGAAGTTTTAAAGAAGAACGAGCCCAATTATCGACTGCACGATTACTTGGAACAGATTACGATCCACTCTTACTGATTCCTTACAATTCTGG GAATCATTGGACattggttgtaataaaccttaCGAAGGGTGCTGCCTTTTGGATAGACCATTTGAAAAACCGTATTGACCTAGATGTAACCGAAGTAGTTGAAAG GTCAACTTATTTGTATGTGTATCTCCAGTGTCCTAAGCAATCAGGAGTAGTAGAATGTGGTTATTACGTGATGCGGTTCATGCGTGACATCATAATGTCAACGAGTACTTCTATCATACAGATA ATGAAAGATTCACCTCGTGCGTACACACAGGATGACATTGATTGTATAAGGTCTGAGTGGGCTGAGTTTGTAGGGAAGCAG GTTGACAAAGGTCTTAACAAGGCAAAAGGGAATCCTATGGCATTCTATAAG GTCTATGACCCATAG